The window GTGCTGACTTCCTCCATCCCCGGTGAGGGAAGCGGCACGGGTAAGGTGCTGACTTCCTCCATCCCCGGTGAGGGAAGCGGCACGGGTAAGGTGCTGACTTCCTCCATCTCCGGCGAGGGGAGTGGTTCAGGCAAGGTGCCGGCTTTTCCCGTCTCGGTGCGCACATCGGGGACGGTGATCGGGATGGCATCCACCGCGCCGCCGCTTTCTCCGGAGGAAGCGGCCGCCTGGGAAGCATCCGCCTCTCCGGGTTCGCGCGGCGCGACGGCCGAGACCGCCTCCTCCGCCGCCTTGGCGTCATCCACCAGTACGACCAAGTCGGACTGGATCGACTCCGCCTCGCTGTAATCACCGGTTTGCTCGACGCAGGTGAGGGGGTCGTAGGTGGCGTCGTCAAGACGCTGCTGTTCCGCGGCTTCGGTTTTTTCTACGCTTTCGCGGACTTCCGGGGATTCCTGACGCGGGTTGTCCATTATGGATCTCCTTTTCTCTGGGGCGAATAGGCGCCCGATCGGTTCATGCATGGCAAGGGCAAAACAGGGTTCCGCCGGAGGGAGACAGATAGGCTATCGGCGATGCCTCGCGGACGGAACACGGCAATAGAATGCGGTTTTCTTCTCCTTTCCAATAAAAAAACTCCTTCTCGAACGCCCGATTGACGGCGCCGACCGGTTTGGGTCGGTCTGCACACGTTCAATCCTGAGCTGAGTAAGGAGCTATTTGGGATGCGTCAGGTCGTATAATTAGTTTATATAATTCGGTTGCCGAGCGAATAGTACTTTAGTACTTTTTGGGGCGAAATCCAAACCGAAACACCGATCTGCAGAAACGAACGCTTAACCTGGTTATCCATAACGAACCCCCAGCGCATGGGAACGTGAAAAATCCATCTCACCGGAAAAGAAGGGCAAAGGCAGGGGATTCCGCACGTGAACAGACCGGGAAAAAAGCACGCAATCCGCGCCTGAGGCGCAGGTCTTCATGGAAGAGAAAGGATATAATCCTTCCGCAACCATGACGAATCCCCAATCCCTGACCCTCTTCGCCCTGGATTGCGGCGCCACCAACTGGCGCCTGTACCGGGCCGAGTACGAAGCGGCCGGGGGAAACCTGCGGCTGACTTCCGATCCCCAGCCCTCGCCGAGCACCAGCTTCGTGGACCGGCGGCTGCCGGCGGCGATCTGCCTGGACCCGAAAGGCGAGGCGCTGGAGAGTTTCGGCGAAGTCGCCCAGCAGCAGCTCGAAGACGAGCACGCCCGCGAACGTGTCCGCGAGTATTTCAAACCCTGTATCGGTTCCCACCTGCTTAAAAACCCTCTGCCGCACCAGAAGCGCTACACCCACGAGCGGGCTTTGGCCTACACCCGGATGCTGCTCGGGGCCGTGCTCGGGCAGATCCGCCAGGAGAAATGGCGCTCAGCTCCGTTCGACGACCGTTTGTGGTTCACGTTTGCCTACCCGATTCACTGGAAGTACGACCACGCCGGCGCCGTCTTCGACGAATTCGCGGAGTGCGTCCGCGGGTGCTTCGATCCGGCATTCACCCGGGTCCGCTTCGTGGCGGAACCGGAGGGCGCGATCCTCAGCCTTCGGCACCGCGGACAGTTGGACAGCCAGAAGACCGGCAAGGTCACCTGCATCGTCGACATCGGCGGAAGCACAACCGATATCGTCGCCGGTCGGGTGGATCCGCGAACCGGAAGGTTGGAATACCTCGGGCATTACGGCGAACCGTTCGGCGGCGGGCTCTACGACGCCGCGCTGGCCTCGCGCATCGCCGACGATCTGGCCATTCCGGCATCGGCCTTGGCCGACGATCCCTCGGCGGTGATTTCCCTGCGCGCCTCCGCCCAGCGATTGAAGGAATCCCTCAGCCGGCAGTTGGCGCAATCCGAGCAGCTCCGCCACGTCCCGCAGCGGACGGTGACCCTGGTGATGCGCGACGGCACCGTCTACCGCCGGACGATTTCCCTCGATGAGGCGCGCTTCCGGGAGGTCACGCTCAACCTGGACGGCCGGTTCCGCAGCCTGATCGAAAACGCGCTCGCCGCGACGGCGCTCC of the Anaerolineales bacterium genome contains:
- a CDS encoding FHA domain-containing protein is translated as MEEKGYNPSATMTNPQSLTLFALDCGATNWRLYRAEYEAAGGNLRLTSDPQPSPSTSFVDRRLPAAICLDPKGEALESFGEVAQQQLEDEHARERVREYFKPCIGSHLLKNPLPHQKRYTHERALAYTRMLLGAVLGQIRQEKWRSAPFDDRLWFTFAYPIHWKYDHAGAVFDEFAECVRGCFDPAFTRVRFVAEPEGAILSLRHRGQLDSQKTGKVTCIVDIGGSTTDIVAGRVDPRTGRLEYLGHYGEPFGGGLYDAALASRIADDLAIPASALADDPSAVISLRASAQRLKESLSRQLAQSEQLRHVPQRTVTLVMRDGTVYRRTISLDEARFREVTLNLDGRFRSLIENALAATALREEEIGRVVLVGGGSQLFTILGHLRERFGAPNVVLADNPEEIVVQGIGLELGAETRDTGPHTIIPLESALESGAQESPAPAERGWHLTSADGRSTPLPQGVTKIGRGEGNDLQLDELKVSRFHAELTLAGGRLEVTDLGSTNGTFVNEERLAPHEPRELKPGDEVRFGAATFTCGK